The following coding sequences lie in one Apium graveolens cultivar Ventura chromosome 1, ASM990537v1, whole genome shotgun sequence genomic window:
- the LOC141678075 gene encoding acetate--CoA ligase CCL3-like, with protein sequence MGERDIDDLPKNNANYTALTPLGFLERAALVHPNRTSIVHGNLTYTWLQTYQRCCRLASALSKRSVSSGSTVAIIAPNVPALYEAHFGIPMAGAVINTVNVRLNAGATSFLLEHSGSAVVLVDQEFFKMAEEALKVLADKAKSNFKPPLLIVIADENCDQKSLQYALEKGAIEYEKFLESGDPKFPWKPPQDEWKTIALGYTSGTTASPKGVVLHHRGAYLMALSNIVIWRMTDGVVYLWTLPMFHCNGWCFPWTLAALCGTSICLRQVTAKGVYSAIAKNGVTHFCAAPVVLNTLVNAPQNEKVVPLPRLVHVMTAGAAPPSSVLQAMAQHGFRVTHTYGLSETYGPSTVNAWKPEWDKLSLEEQAKLNSRQGVRYVGLEGLEVVNKDMKPVPADGTTVGEIVFRGNTVMKGYLKNPKANAEAFANGWYHSGDLAVKHPDGYIEIKDRSKDIIISGGENISSVEVENILYKHPSVMEASVVSRPDEQWGESPCAFITLKPGVNQSDERKMAEDVMKFCRSNLPAYWVPKSVVFGPLPKTATGKVQKHVLRAKAKEMGPVRKSKL encoded by the exons atggGAGAGAGAGATATAGATGATCTACCTAAAAACAATGCAAACTACACAGCTTTAACACCGCTAGGGTTTCTAGAAAGAGCTGCTTTGGTGCATCCTAACCGCACGTCCATTGTTCATGGAAATCTCACTTACACTTGGCTTCAAACTTATCAACGTTGCTGTCGTTTGGCTTCTGCTCTGTCTAAACGTTCCGTTTCCTCCGGCAGCACg GTAGCAATTATAGCACCAAATGTACCTGCCCTGTATGAAGCTCATTTCGGAATTCCAATGGCTGGGGCTGTCATCAACACTGTCAACGTTCGTCTAAATGCAGGAGCTACTTCTTTCCTTCTAGAGCATTCAGGTTCTGCAGTTGTACTGGTGGACCAGGAGTTCTTTAAAATGGCAGAAGAAGCTTTAAAAGTTTTGGCAGACAAAGCCAAGAGCAACTTTAAGCCCCCACTTCTAATTGTCATTGCAGATGAAAACTGTGATCAAAAGTCACTTCAATATGCTTTAGAAAAAGGAGCAATTGAGTATGAGAAATTCCTTGAGTCCGGTGATCCGAAATTCCCGTGGAAACCACCTCAGGATGAGTGGAAGACTATTGCTCTGGGTTATACTTCTGGCACAACAGCCAGCCCCAAGGGAGTGGTTTTGCATCATAGAGGAGCGTATCTCATGGCATTAAGTAATATAGTGATATGGAGAATGACTGACGGAGTTGTGTATCTATGGACATTACCCATGTTTCATTGCAATGGTTGGTGTTTTCCTTGGACGCTGGCTGCTCTGTGCGGCACAAGCATATGCCTTCGGCAG GTAACAGCAAAGGGTGTTTATTCTGCCATTGCCAAGAATGGGGTAACTCATTTTTGTGCTGCACCAGTGGTGCTCAATACTCTGGTAAATGCCCCACAAAACGAGAAAGTTGTTCCCCTCCCTCGACTTGTACATGTAATGACAGCTGGTGCTGCCCCGCCATCCTCTGTTCTACAAGCTATGGCCCAACATGGCTTTCGTGTCACACACACTTATGGCTTATCTGAAACCTATGGTCCATCAACGGTAAATGCATGGAAACCTGAGTGGGACAAACTATCCCTTGAAGAACAAGCTAAATTGAATTCGCGGCAAGGGGTGAGGTATGTTGGCTTAGAGGGTTTGGAAGTTGTCAACAAAGACATGAAACCTGTCCCAGCAGATGGAACCACTGTCGGGGAAATTGTATTTCGGGGCAATACTGTCATGAAAGGTTACCTAAAGAACCCTAAAGCCAATGCAGAGGCTTTTGCAAACGGCTGGTATCATTCAGGGGATCTTGCTGTGAAACATCCTGATGGCTATATCGAAATCAAAGATAGATCAAAAGACATCATAATTTCTGGAGGAGAAAATATCAGTAGCGTGGAGGTTGAAAATATTCTATACAAACACCCCTCAGTTATGGAAGCATCAGTGGTATCCAGGCCAGACGAACAATGGGGAGAATCTCCTTGTGCATTTATCACTTTAAAGCCCGGGGTCAATCAATCCGATGAACGCAAGATGGCCGAGGATGTAATGAAATTCTGCCGGTCCAATCTGCCTGCATATTGGGTGCCAAAGTCAGTAGTATTTGGCCCATTGCCAAAGACTGCCACGGGGAAAGTACAGAAGCATGTGTTGCGAGCCAAGGCGAAGGAGATGGGACCGGTAAGAAAGAGCAAGTTATAA